A DNA window from Ranitomeya imitator isolate aRanImi1 chromosome 2, aRanImi1.pri, whole genome shotgun sequence contains the following coding sequences:
- the LOC138665160 gene encoding heat shock protein 30C-like: MFPLSVLRSSYSPLCVCREPALTNWPAAQLMFGLLDDDMMRRMQRVHQVYQLLAQGIGRTADLSRSSAATDKNTSTTGNEGKENFELSLDVSGFSPEELTVRTEGRRLIVSGKYDKKKETENGGYFHEYKEWKREAELPQDVSPEDVVCSLSKDGQLHFLAPRLALPAAEERSIPITQSPGDGQLSPPEIQSSNLEGEKGLGSS; encoded by the coding sequence ATGTTTCCTCTCAGCGTTCTGCGGTCCTCATACAGCCCTCTGTGTGTCTGCAGGGAGCCGGCCCTCACTAACTGGCCGGCAGCACAACTCATGTTTGGCCTCCTGGATGATGACATGATGAGGAGAATGCAGCGTGTCCACCAGGTTTACCAGCTCCTGGCACAGGGCATAGGACGGACAGCCGATCTGAGCAGAAGCTCTGCAGCCACTGACAAGAACACTTCCACCACAGGCAACGAGGGGAAGGAAAACTTTGAGCTCAGCCTGGACGTCAGCGGCTTTTCTCCTGAGGAGCTGACAGTGAGAACAGAAGGCAGGAGACTCATTGTATCCGGAAAGTATGACAAGAAAAAGGAGACGGAGAATGGCGGCTATTTCCATGAGTACAAAGAGTGGAAGAGAGAAGCGGAGCTCCCGCAGGATGTCAGCCCCGAGGACGTTGTGTGCTCCTTGTCCAAGGATGGCCAGCTCCACTTTCTGGCTCCCAGACTGGCGCTGCCAGCTGCTGAAGAAAGATCTATTCCTATCACCCAGAGCCCAGGAGATGGACAACTGAGCCCCCCGGAGATCCAGAGCAGCAACCTAGAGGGAGAAAAAGGACTGGGGTCTTCCTGA